The proteins below are encoded in one region of Dehalococcoidales bacterium:
- a CDS encoding DUF72 domain-containing protein: MADSAKLYIGTSGWSYPKGEGSWTGHFYPTGKINELEYYSQFFNAVEINSSFYRPPNPGYVHNWVRRVPRDFLFTVKLWQKFTHPNMFEEATGEEAAISQDDVDLFKQSIEPMANSGKLGALLAQFPPSFKNDSFGQQILAAVISVFGQYPLSVELRHRSWSDDPRTEAILRNHSVSWVQVDEPKFSTSVAQELPLTSNIAYFRFHGRNKEMWWIGNSETRYKYLYSEDEISELAQRVKRASLNTRIAFAFFNNHWQAFAPRNAVSIMKRLELPVGRPPVPDDTENDREI; the protein is encoded by the coding sequence ATGGCTGATTCAGCAAAGCTCTATATCGGCACTTCGGGGTGGTCTTACCCCAAGGGAGAGGGCTCATGGACAGGACATTTCTATCCTACCGGTAAGATTAACGAGCTTGAGTACTACAGCCAGTTCTTTAATGCGGTAGAGATCAACAGCTCATTCTACCGGCCGCCGAACCCTGGCTATGTCCATAACTGGGTTCGTAGAGTACCAAGGGACTTCCTATTCACAGTCAAGCTCTGGCAGAAGTTCACCCACCCCAATATGTTTGAGGAAGCTACCGGAGAGGAAGCCGCGATATCACAGGATGACGTGGATCTTTTCAAGCAAAGCATCGAGCCTATGGCCAATTCCGGTAAGCTGGGAGCGCTTCTTGCCCAGTTCCCGCCTAGCTTCAAGAATGACAGCTTTGGGCAGCAGATCTTGGCCGCGGTTATCAGCGTATTTGGTCAATACCCGCTTTCTGTGGAGTTGAGGCACCGCAGCTGGAGCGACGACCCGAGAACCGAAGCCATTCTCAGAAATCATAGTGTCTCTTGGGTACAGGTAGACGAACCCAAGTTCAGTACTTCCGTAGCACAGGAGCTACCCTTAACATCCAACATAGCCTACTTCCGCTTTCACGGCAGAAATAAAGAGATGTGGTGGATCGGTAATAGTGAAACCAGGTACAAGTACCTGTATTCAGAAGACGAAATTAGTGAATTGGCACAGAGAGTGAAACGTGCGTCACTCAATACTCGAATCGCCTTCGCCTTTTTCAATAATCACTGGCAAGCATTTGCCCCACGTAACGCAGTTTCAATAATGAAGCGGCTTGAACTACCTGTTGGCCGTCCCCCTGTACCTGACGATACAGAAAACGACAGGGAAATATAG
- a CDS encoding putative DNA binding domain-containing protein: MVFEGRSIDEIADAEIDQLVREHVSERRHLEFKVTVNHQDDQDRLELLRDIVSMSNGGGGYLIIGIRDDGKGRAQKYEPSMVGDLNKIRRAILYLCLDHISERIDDLEIRPRIVNGNPLLIVRVPVSARIPHMVTFQNRTEFYTRYEDGKREMTLSEIREAFNQDLVARRLSKIEVQLSAMTSSQEVLTQRKGISEKVASGVFPRFLTIENGEILADTTSQRFVEEIDEKPFFRVAITPANPHAELIDVESEDARRLLGSPPGSRRAGWNMEGQYSRIERFEEGVRQGAKDSRYLELMSNGHMEFWKPLDEEFCWRQSSEEFRIKPRLYSIPVIEYPATFLRLYRAIVDALHVKGEFLIDLQYRNLKGYTLNPYAPRSVSFMFSDGRVKTFEGQHLIVPRKKVAGNFEADRVAYDLVRVVYAAFGVEAKLIPFYTSEGKFVFPTS, encoded by the coding sequence ATGGTTTTTGAAGGCAGATCGATTGACGAAATAGCTGACGCCGAAATTGATCAGCTCGTAAGAGAACATGTTTCTGAACGGCGGCACCTGGAATTCAAGGTGACTGTTAACCACCAAGATGACCAAGACAGGCTGGAGTTACTACGTGATATTGTTTCGATGTCCAACGGTGGTGGAGGATATCTAATTATAGGCATCCGTGATGACGGAAAGGGCCGTGCGCAAAAGTACGAGCCGTCTATGGTTGGGGACTTAAACAAGATTAGGCGGGCGATCTTATATCTATGCCTTGATCACATCTCCGAACGTATAGATGACTTGGAGATTCGACCCCGCATCGTAAACGGTAATCCGTTGTTAATCGTCCGAGTGCCTGTTAGTGCACGGATCCCCCATATGGTTACGTTTCAAAATCGGACTGAGTTCTACACACGATATGAAGACGGAAAAAGAGAAATGACATTAAGTGAAATCCGTGAGGCGTTCAATCAGGACCTGGTCGCTCGCAGGCTGTCCAAGATCGAAGTGCAACTTAGCGCCATGACATCTTCCCAGGAAGTACTGACGCAAAGAAAGGGAATCTCAGAGAAAGTAGCATCGGGAGTGTTTCCCCGCTTCCTAACGATAGAAAACGGGGAGATTCTGGCAGACACGACCTCACAACGATTCGTTGAAGAGATTGACGAAAAACCATTTTTCAGAGTCGCGATAACACCTGCAAATCCACACGCGGAGCTTATCGACGTAGAGTCGGAAGATGCCCGGAGACTGTTAGGGAGTCCTCCAGGTTCGAGAAGAGCAGGCTGGAATATGGAGGGGCAATATTCCCGGATTGAAAGATTTGAGGAAGGGGTCCGCCAAGGGGCAAAAGACTCTAGGTATCTCGAGCTAATGAGCAATGGACACATGGAATTTTGGAAGCCTCTTGACGAAGAGTTCTGTTGGCGCCAGTCTTCAGAGGAATTTCGTATCAAACCACGACTCTACTCAATTCCCGTCATAGAATACCCTGCTACATTCTTGAGGTTATACCGGGCGATAGTGGATGCACTTCATGTTAAAGGTGAGTTTCTAATTGACCTTCAGTATAGGAACCTGAAGGGGTACACCTTGAATCCCTACGCTCCCAGAAGTGTCAGTTTCATGTTTTCGGATGGAAGGGTAAAGACGTTCGAAGGTCAGCATTTAATAGTGCCTCGCAAGAAAGTAGCAGGGAACTTCGAGGCAGACCGAGTGGCTTACGACCTTGTCCGCGTAGTCTATGCGGCATTTGGCGTGGAGGCGAAACTAATTCCATTCTACACAAGCGAGGGGAAATTTGTTTTCCCAACCTCTTAG
- a CDS encoding DegV family protein, giving the protein MRKVAVIVDSIARMPPGVPEEHDITILPFHISMGGKDYLDTTIEKELLYSRLMSKDLPTVAPPSPGEMAEAFWQISQRAKAILYITMTSRFSGEYERVTRVKKSIEQELPGVVIEVIDSLTIACAEALIAIEAAKVAGQGKSLSEVVGITRQMVQRVSALSVRDSLYYFDKSGRLGKERPLAGSPVPLAPVLEIDAVTGGITRAVSKHITVAKAVENMLEIMKGRSANKKLHVMVGHFYKPDTAGELRDKILSEFQPVEFYLTEMSQVSAIINGPYIDLAFFTED; this is encoded by the coding sequence ATGAGAAAAGTAGCTGTTATAGTTGACAGTATTGCCAGAATGCCGCCAGGGGTGCCAGAAGAACATGACATCACGATATTACCTTTCCATATCTCTATGGGTGGCAAAGACTACCTAGACACTACCATTGAGAAGGAGCTGCTCTACTCCCGCCTTATGAGCAAAGACCTGCCTACCGTCGCACCTCCTTCTCCGGGGGAGATGGCAGAGGCCTTTTGGCAGATAAGTCAGAGGGCCAAGGCTATTCTGTATATCACCATGACATCCCGCTTCTCCGGAGAGTACGAAAGGGTAACAAGAGTCAAGAAAAGCATTGAGCAGGAATTGCCTGGCGTTGTCATTGAGGTGATTGATTCCCTCACTATTGCCTGTGCTGAGGCTCTTATTGCCATTGAGGCAGCAAAAGTGGCGGGTCAAGGAAAGAGCCTATCAGAGGTAGTGGGGATTACCCGTCAGATGGTGCAGCGTGTGTCCGCCCTATCAGTGCGAGATTCCCTTTATTATTTCGACAAGTCCGGAAGACTGGGCAAAGAACGTCCCCTGGCTGGTTCCCCAGTTCCTCTGGCGCCGGTCCTGGAGATAGATGCCGTTACAGGTGGGATAACGCGGGCTGTGTCGAAGCATATAACCGTAGCTAAAGCGGTAGAAAACATGCTCGAGATAATGAAGGGGAGAAGTGCAAACAAGAAGTTGCATGTTATGGTAGGACACTTCTATAAGCCCGATACGGCAGGGGAACTGAGAGATAAGATTTTGTCCGAATTCCAACCTGTTGAGTTCTATCTCACTGAAATGTCACAAGTAAGCGCTATCATTAACGGACCGTATATTGACCTGGCCTTTTTTACCGAAGATTGA